The DNA window CGTATCGCAAAGATTTACAATAGTTGTGCTTTCTCATAATGTGAAATGCTAAAAAATCACGGGAAAACCCATGCCACCATCCGAGGCCAGATCACAAAGCATTCAGGTGATTGATCGCGCCGCCGAGCTGCTTGAAGTTTTGGGTCGTTATACCCAAGGGGCCAACCTCAAAGTCCTGGCCATTGAAGCCGGGCTGCACCCCTCAACCGCCTATCGCATTCTAACTTCACTGCATGCCCATGATTTCGTGGTCCGCGATGAGCAGGGTGCCTATAGCTTAGGACCGGCGTTCATTAAATTCGCCTCGCGAGTGCGCTCGGATCTGGATCTGCGCAGCATCGCTCGGCCAGAAATGGATCGCTTACTGGGTCAGGTCGGGGAGACGGTCAACTTAACCTTGCGAGAAGGCGATAAAGTCATCTATGTGGAGCGCGCCTTGCCCGATCGCATGATGCGTGTTGAACAACTCATTGGCAGCCGCGCGCCTTTGCACGTCACGGCGGTCGGGAAAATTCTCTTGGGCGATGCGGGTGAAGAAGAGACTAGGTCTTACGCCAGACGCACGGGCTTGCCTTCTTATACCGTGCACACCATTAATGATGCCGACACCTTGGTGCGCGTCACAAAGCTGGCGCAAAAAGAAGGCTTTGCTTTGGATGATCAAGAAGCGGAAATCGGCGTCGGCTGTATTGGGGTCTTGATTCGCGATAGCAGCGGTAATGCCATTGCTGGTCTATCCATCTCCGCGCCCCTTGAGCGCCGCAAAGACGATTGGGCGGCCCTTTTAAAAGGGTCGGCAGCGCGCATCTCTGAGCGCTTAGGATTCCACTAAGATTGTTGAGTGTTTGCTGAGACCTGAAATAGGTAACCATAGCCTCTTAAGGTCCGCAAAATGTCGTCTTTGATACCCACGCTTTGCAGTTTCTGCCTTAGCCGCGTTACCAGATTATCAATACGCCGATTGTCGCAGTCCTGTCCCGGATAAATCCGTCCCGCTAGATCCTCACGCGTGACCGGACGGCCTCGCGCTTCAAGCAACGCCTCTACCAATAAATACTCGCTACAACCCAATACAATGGGTACGCCGCTCGGCGTATTAAGGGCGCTTTTCACGGCATCCAAGGTCCACTGAGTAGGCTCATGTGAGGCTCGCGAAATGCTCTCCACGCGATCCAACTGGCGTTTCACTACCGCCCCCAATTCGCGCAAGTCGAGCGGTTTACAGAGAAAGGCATCCACCCCCTCATTAACACACTCAATGCGATCTTCTACCGCCGAGCGCGCCGTCACGGCAATAATGACGACGCTCGGATCTCCTTCGCTGCGCTGCTTTTGGATCAGCGATAGCCCATCTCCATCTGGCAAGGTCAGATCCACCAATAGAATGCCGAACTCATGGCACTTGAGCTGCTCTTCAGCATCTGCGATGGTTTCTGAATGAGTGAGTTCAAAGCCTTGAAATTCCAGACATTCACGAATCTCTTCACTGAGGTTGAGATCGTCTTCAATTAATAAGATGTGGCGAGAAACTTGCATTGGGAAATTGATAGACTCCGAGCTTAACGTTGAATGTTCGCGTAACCGTGAAAACCATATCCCATATTGCGGTAGGTCTTTATGGGATCCTCACCATCAGCATGATTTTTCATCTTCGCCCGCAGCCGGCTCACCAATGTATCTAAACGCCGAGTGT is part of the Ectothiorhodosinus mongolicus genome and encodes:
- a CDS encoding IclR family transcriptional regulator; this translates as MPPSEARSQSIQVIDRAAELLEVLGRYTQGANLKVLAIEAGLHPSTAYRILTSLHAHDFVVRDEQGAYSLGPAFIKFASRVRSDLDLRSIARPEMDRLLGQVGETVNLTLREGDKVIYVERALPDRMMRVEQLIGSRAPLHVTAVGKILLGDAGEEETRSYARRTGLPSYTVHTINDADTLVRVTKLAQKEGFALDDQEAEIGVGCIGVLIRDSSGNAIAGLSISAPLERRKDDWAALLKGSAARISERLGFH
- a CDS encoding response regulator transcription factor; protein product: MQVSRHILLIEDDLNLSEEIRECLEFQGFELTHSETIADAEEQLKCHEFGILLVDLTLPDGDGLSLIQKQRSEGDPSVVIIAVTARSAVEDRIECVNEGVDAFLCKPLDLRELGAVVKRQLDRVESISRASHEPTQWTLDAVKSALNTPSGVPIVLGCSEYLLVEALLEARGRPVTREDLAGRIYPGQDCDNRRIDNLVTRLRQKLQSVGIKDDILRTLRGYGYLFQVSANTQQS